AGCCACCGAAGATCTCGGAAGAACTTGCAGATGAACCCAATAGCGAATCAGAATCTTCATCGGCAGCAAAACACGATGAAACTACGGACAATCAAGTTCCTGATGAAAATAAGACTGAAGTACCCTCCGAACCAAGTAGTGAACCGCATAACGAAACTCTTGATACGAAAAAAGTTACAGATGCAGCATCGATAAGTAATGTGGAAGTCTCCACAACATCGACAAGCGAACCAGCGACTGTCATAGGACTTGACGAAGACAAAGAAATATTACAAATGATTGAAACTACTGAGATaagtagaaataaacataCATCGACGGAGACCCCCTTAAATATAGATCAAGGATTCGTTAAAAAGGCTCCTCGTCTTGACAAAGATGAACAAGATAATCCTAACCCAATTGAATCAAATGTAAAAGATGTAGAAAGCTCTAGTGTTGAAGCTAACGTAACAGAAACTGCCGCTTCTGATTCGCTCAACGATGTACCGGatgacaaaaataaagaggCAGAGAATTCGCTGAGTAAAGAAAATCCCGAAGATCAATACAACGATATAACAGACGAGCTCGTTCCCAAAGGATATGGTCAAAACGATATAGAATCCTCGCAGGACGTGAAGAAAGACGAAAAGAAGATTCAAAAGGTTtacaaagaaatgaaaaatattgaatctGTAAAACCGTCGACAACTGAAAGCGCACTTGACAAACATACCGATGATCCCAATATGACGTCTCAGGTACCTATTTTACCgattgaaattcaaaatgaCATGTCTACGACTGaaactgtggaaaaattagAAGCGCAAGCAACGTCTCAAGAACCTGATAAAGAAATCATGTTGACAACTACCTTATCCAAATTGTCACCCGTGGAGGCAAAGACCACCGAGCAAATCCCAATATTGCCAGAAGAACTGCAAACCACGGATGCTAACAAGCAAGAGCACGCAGAAACTACAGCTGATTATACAATCGGCAAGCGTATTGATGAGCCAACCGAGGATGCCGATGAAAAAGATGAGGATAAGTTACACGCATCTGGTACATCAGAATCTGTAACGACGAGTATTAATCTAGGCGAAGAAATTCCTGACAAAACAACGATGAATTACAATGTCCTATTGGAGAAGAGCGATACTATGGAGGATATCAAACCAGTATCGGAATCCATTGCGGACGATACTACACCACAATCGTTCGAATACGTATTCCAGGTCACAACTACTActgaaaaatcaatgacaCCACAAGAATATGAAGAACTGACTGAAGAACAACTACGCGTTGTTCCTttggaagaaagagaagaattcAAAAAGCCATCTGACGATCAAcagatgaaaattaaaaaagaaaaggaatTGAATCTGGAAGCATCAAGCGAGCTTGCGAACAATGCACCCACAAAAAGTAGTAGGACTGTAGAGGACGACAATATTCCAAAACTCACTTCTGGAGTATCAGAGTCTGAAACGAACACAAAATCCGACGAAGTGGCACACACATTCGATGctgatataaaaataattaataaaccaAACAACACCGAATCAAGTACCAGCTCGAGTTCGTACCCGAACATCATTCCCGTCTCGGAAGATCTCGAAGATGATTACCATTTCACCGAACCAACCATCCTGTTAACTTTCAACAATCGACTCGCTACTACGGACATGCTAGAGTCCACTATAAATACAGAGAATACGCAAAACGTTTCCGAAGTTACTACTGCCTCCTCACCAGCGGTTGAGGTTTCTTCCACGGAAAGTGCAGCTAACGCGACTAAGACTGACGAAACCACGAAAGAGCCCGAGAAAAAAGACGAAGTTCAGCCGGAAATATTGGGCATCCCAGTAGCGATTCTAACTTCGCAAGACGAAACGCCTCCAGTTTTCTTCTCCAAGTGTAAAAGTGGTCAATTCCAATGCGTCAACGGAACCTCCAGAGACGGAGCTTACTGCGTCAATCTGTCCGCCAAATGCGATTCGGAAAACGACTGTTCCGATGGATCAGACGAGGTCGATTGCGAACAAAAGGGCTGTCCAGGAAACTTCCAGTGCGCCAGTGGTCAGTGTCTCAAACGACACCTTGTCTGCAACGGCATAGTCGATTGCGATGATGGTAGCGACGAGAAAGAATGCTCCCAGTGGAAGTGCATCTTCGACGAGTTGCAGTGCCCTAATGGTAAGTCCTCAAGATCTTATTATtaatgcaaaaaaacaaaagcagTATAACTCAAATATTCGCTATTCTTTCGCAGGAAGGTGTATTCCAATTCTGTGGCGGTGCGACGGTCGTCCCGACTGTGAGAATCACGTCGACGAATATTCGTGCTCTGAAAGCTGTGACAACGACGAGTACCTCTGTCCGATTGAAAAGTGGTGCATACCTCAAACGTGGCGCTGCAACGGCGTATCCGAATGCGTGAACGGAGAAGATGAGAAGTTGTGCGAATGCGCCATCGATCAATTCAAATGCGATACTGGAGGATGTATTCCCGCCGATCAATTGTGCGACGGAGTCGAACACTGCCCGGATAGATCGGACGAGTGGAACTGTCTGAGTGGATTCAGTAAAAATACAACCAGCAGTACTGAGGTTGacaaagaaaacaaagagaaTGAATTCGCCACGCGAAGTGGTTTAGTGAAGATAAGGTTCGTACGCAAATCGATgttaatatttcattttataaaaaacaaaaatgagaaattaattaaattttactctCCAGACAATCAAGCGGCGACGACAGATTCGTTTGCTCCGACGGCTGGACGGACGAGTTCAGCGATCAATACTGCCGAACTCTAGGATTCGCTTCATCCGAAGTGACGCAATTCGTCGAACAGGGATCGAATCAGAACCTGCTTCAACTAACTCCGAACGCGAGTCCCAATTCCTCGTTGGTCATCAATTTGGAGAAGATAAGCGCTTGCAAGTCGAAAAAAATCGTCGAGGTATCTTGTCAGGAATTTTCCTGCGGATCTCACGAAAGCGTCGGCCCTACGGCTCGACTAGTGGGAGGAACACCCGCTAGCGTAGGTCAATGGTCCAGCGTTGCGCTTCTAAAGGAACCCAAGCACGGGGCTGCTTGCACAGCGAGTGTCCTCAGCCCTATGCACGCTTTAGCGAGTTACTCGTGCGTTCATAGGTAAGTGATGATTGGCgcgaatttgaatattttttggtTTCGAGTTTTAAAACGAACATTTTTGTGACCAGGTTCAGACAGAGCAGCGGATGGCAACTTTTCGTAGGTGGAAATCTCCTCAAACCATACACAGTCAAGAATATCGTACCTTACCCGCAAGTCAAGTACAATCAATTCCTCTACAACAACGATATCGCACTCGTTGAACTAGCAGAGCCGCTGACCTTCTCGAGGAACGTCAGCGCAGTTTGTCTTCCTAATCAGTCGTTCCAGGTAAATTGTGAATTGCTATGATTGAATTGTTATGAATTTGAGGAATATTGTTAACGTTGatgtttcaatttttcagCCACGACAGCTGTGCGTCACGGCTGGATGGGGATTCCCCGTGAACGGAGAAGTCGATTTACAGCAGTACTTGAAATTTTTGCCTGTGCCCACTTACGACTCCGAGGAATGCAACGCAACCAGCCATTACGCCGGTTTTATCACGAAAAACAACATCTGCGCCGGATTTACCGATAACGATAAAGGACCTTGCtatgtaattattaattttgatgTTCTAACGATTTAACAGAAATTGAAAGTCGCAGAAGATAAATCGAGACGAATTTCTTTTTCAGAACGACGAAGGTGCACCTTTGATGTGTGTCAGCGAAACAGGTAGATGGGAAATTCAAGGACTACTAAGTCACCACAGCAGATGCTCAAGAGGTCATCCTGC
The sequence above is drawn from the Nasonia vitripennis strain AsymCx chromosome 4, Nvit_psr_1.1, whole genome shotgun sequence genome and encodes:
- the LOC100123288 gene encoding uncharacterized protein LOC100123288 isoform X1 produces the protein MSDDGGGGTDNPAFSNDEDTTSCNNSTSTASAGHSNHQSDSETGKNETSLLENGKNETRIELPEDNGQTPGKPKQNGVNGNGNNNDVSFLNTSVTSVSNNDVTDKKEQIEAVNLELVSMKPYAGKNNLQTKNHEALEVPADPYEEYFVPVNERRKCISRSPDTEVETTVAGVRFDLGPGVGREGLSLRDPAAGLVDYSHWLTALRGEKLYVTKDKRSTGSYWRRVLCWGCGLLIVAVIAIIAILAGTGVILTQEATQPLLNGDKTSSRQLNDVQTAGSQEYIKNPPPSPPPATSTFPPWQTTDETLYKLVPKALDGVIKLDDLEWNEAMNDPKSRVYRDVARDIESSLVNMLRLDEGMPLVKVYSISKDGEVKFRVSQPVFDKPLDTQEYLEHKFRLNGNSVSKYHVNRLAFDSLVDQCQSGSMGCSDSCVYDYVEAIFVCSCPEGKILDKSGKQCVEGMELSNINFEETMTEDVQGRSRIHDDVYHTDDHHWQDPYHGLHHEHDESKSKTEGEVDPSAEPKSEPEPVAEPESKPEPSSEPKSEPEPAAEPKSEPEPSSEPEPSVEPKSEPEPAAEPKSEPEHAAEPKSEPEPSADVTSASEPTAEPKSEPEPSAEPASDSEPVSEPKSEPEPSAEPASDSEPVSEPKSEPEPSAEPASDSEPVSEPKSEPEPSAEPASDSEPVSEPKSEPEPSAEPKSEPEPALEPVAEPKSEPEPASEPTSDSEPAAEPKSEPEPASEPSAEPKSEPAAEPAAEPTILPESTAEPKSEPESAAKPEPASEPEPSTEPTSDLKPHAEPKSLAEPSSESEPTAEPKSEPEPSAEPKSEPEPAAKPASQPEPSAEPKSEPEPTADPASEPEPTAEPTSKPESEMEPSSEPGLTEEHKNKLKPMSDFESIVESKSEAESESEPKSEQEPAAEPTSEPSPSADSKSEVEPADQPMSDSQPSAEPKSELNPISDPESNIEPVAEPKQEPETVAEPTSDSEPISEPKSEPEPSLESTPEPKSEPEPVIETVSGEKSSAESKSESAVKDSSEPLSEPKSEPEPVTEPASEPEPSAEPQSEKERSSESAAEPETSAEPKSVSEPSAEPEPVAEPTIQPESSTEFVNLSVSTSEPTAEPSASSAEPPKISEELADEPNSESESSSAAKHDETTDNQVPDENKTEVPSEPSSEPHNETLDTKKVTDAASISNVEVSTTSTSEPATVIGLDEDKEILQMIETTEISRNKHTSTETPLNIDQGFVKKAPRLDKDEQDNPNPIESNVKDVESSSVEANVTETAASDSLNDVPDDKNKEAENSLSKENPEDQYNDITDELVPKGYGQNDIESSQDVKKDEKKIQKVYKEMKNIESVKPSTTESALDKHTDDPNMTSQVPILPIEIQNDMSTTETVEKLEAQATSQEPDKEIMLTTTLSKLSPVEAKTTEQIPILPEELQTTDANKQEHAETTADYTIGKRIDEPTEDADEKDEDKLHASGTSESVTTSINLGEEIPDKTTMNYNVLLEKSDTMEDIKPVSESIADDTTPQSFEYVFQVTTTTEKSMTPQEYEELTEEQLRVVPLEEREEFKKPSDDQQMKIKKEKELNLEASSELANNAPTKSSRTVEDDNIPKLTSGVSESETNTKSDEVAHTFDADIKIINKPNNTESSTSSSSYPNIIPVSEDLEDDYHFTEPTILLTFNNRLATTDMLESTINTENTQNVSEVTTASSPAVEVSSTESAANATKTDETTKEPEKKDEVQPEILGIPVAILTSQDETPPVFFSKCKSGQFQCVNGTSRDGAYCVNLSAKCDSENDCSDGSDEVDCEQKGCPGNFQCASGQCLKRHLVCNGIVDCDDGSDEKECSQWKCIFDELQCPNGRCIPILWRCDGRPDCENHVDEYSCSESCDNDEYLCPIEKWCIPQTWRCNGVSECVNGEDEKLCECAIDQFKCDTGGCIPADQLCDGVEHCPDRSDEWNCLSGFSKNTTSSTEVDKENKENEFATRSGLVKIRQSSGDDRFVCSDGWTDEFSDQYCRTLGFASSEVTQFVEQGSNQNLLQLTPNASPNSSLVINLEKISACKSKKIVEVSCQEFSCGSHESVGPTARLVGGTPASVGQWSSVALLKEPKHGAACTASVLSPMHALASYSCVHRFRQSSGWQLFVGGNLLKPYTVKNIVPYPQVKYNQFLYNNDIALVELAEPLTFSRNVSAVCLPNQSFQPRQLCVTAGWGFPVNGEVDLQQYLKFLPVPTYDSEECNATSHYAGFITKNNICAGFTDNDKGPCYNDEGAPLMCVSETGRWEIQGLLSHHSRCSRGHPAIFSSLTPALSWLRNSVPALQANT
- the LOC100123288 gene encoding uncharacterized protein LOC100123288 isoform X2, yielding MSDDGGGGTDNPAFSNDEDTTSCNNSTSTASAGHSNHQSDSETGKNETSLLENGKNETRIELPEDNGQTPGKPKQNGVNGNGNNNDVSFLNTSVTSVSNNDVTDKKEQIEAVNLELVSMKPYAGKNNLQTKNHEALEVPADPYEEYFVPVNERRKCIRSPDTEVETTVAGVRFDLGPGVGREGLSLRDPAAGLVDYSHWLTALRGEKLYVTKDKRSTGSYWRRVLCWGCGLLIVAVIAIIAILAGTGVILTQEATQPLLNGDKTSSRQLNDVQTAGSQEYIKNPPPSPPPATSTFPPWQTTDETLYKLVPKALDGVIKLDDLEWNEAMNDPKSRVYRDVARDIESSLVNMLRLDEGMPLVKVYSISKDGEVKFRVSQPVFDKPLDTQEYLEHKFRLNGNSVSKYHVNRLAFDSLVDQCQSGSMGCSDSCVYDYVEAIFVCSCPEGKILDKSGKQCVEGMELSNINFEETMTEDVQGRSRIHDDVYHTDDHHWQDPYHGLHHEHDESKSKTEGEVDPSAEPKSEPEPVAEPESKPEPSSEPKSEPEPAAEPKSEPEPSSEPEPSVEPKSEPEPAAEPKSEPEHAAEPKSEPEPSADVTSASEPTAEPKSEPEPSAEPASDSEPVSEPKSEPEPSAEPASDSEPVSEPKSEPEPSAEPASDSEPVSEPKSEPEPSAEPASDSEPVSEPKSEPEPSAEPKSEPEPALEPVAEPKSEPEPASEPTSDSEPAAEPKSEPEPASEPSAEPKSEPAAEPAAEPTILPESTAEPKSEPESAAKPEPASEPEPSTEPTSDLKPHAEPKSLAEPSSESEPTAEPKSEPEPSAEPKSEPEPAAKPASQPEPSAEPKSEPEPTADPASEPEPTAEPTSKPESEMEPSSEPGLTEEHKNKLKPMSDFESIVESKSEAESESEPKSEQEPAAEPTSEPSPSADSKSEVEPADQPMSDSQPSAEPKSELNPISDPESNIEPVAEPKQEPETVAEPTSDSEPISEPKSEPEPSLESTPEPKSEPEPVIETVSGEKSSAESKSESAVKDSSEPLSEPKSEPEPVTEPASEPEPSAEPQSEKERSSESAAEPETSAEPKSVSEPSAEPEPVAEPTIQPESSTEFVNLSVSTSEPTAEPSASSAEPPKISEELADEPNSESESSSAAKHDETTDNQVPDENKTEVPSEPSSEPHNETLDTKKVTDAASISNVEVSTTSTSEPATVIGLDEDKEILQMIETTEISRNKHTSTETPLNIDQGFVKKAPRLDKDEQDNPNPIESNVKDVESSSVEANVTETAASDSLNDVPDDKNKEAENSLSKENPEDQYNDITDELVPKGYGQNDIESSQDVKKDEKKIQKVYKEMKNIESVKPSTTESALDKHTDDPNMTSQVPILPIEIQNDMSTTETVEKLEAQATSQEPDKEIMLTTTLSKLSPVEAKTTEQIPILPEELQTTDANKQEHAETTADYTIGKRIDEPTEDADEKDEDKLHASGTSESVTTSINLGEEIPDKTTMNYNVLLEKSDTMEDIKPVSESIADDTTPQSFEYVFQVTTTTEKSMTPQEYEELTEEQLRVVPLEEREEFKKPSDDQQMKIKKEKELNLEASSELANNAPTKSSRTVEDDNIPKLTSGVSESETNTKSDEVAHTFDADIKIINKPNNTESSTSSSSYPNIIPVSEDLEDDYHFTEPTILLTFNNRLATTDMLESTINTENTQNVSEVTTASSPAVEVSSTESAANATKTDETTKEPEKKDEVQPEILGIPVAILTSQDETPPVFFSKCKSGQFQCVNGTSRDGAYCVNLSAKCDSENDCSDGSDEVDCEQKGCPGNFQCASGQCLKRHLVCNGIVDCDDGSDEKECSQWKCIFDELQCPNGRCIPILWRCDGRPDCENHVDEYSCSESCDNDEYLCPIEKWCIPQTWRCNGVSECVNGEDEKLCECAIDQFKCDTGGCIPADQLCDGVEHCPDRSDEWNCLSGFSKNTTSSTEVDKENKENEFATRSGLVKIRQSSGDDRFVCSDGWTDEFSDQYCRTLGFASSEVTQFVEQGSNQNLLQLTPNASPNSSLVINLEKISACKSKKIVEVSCQEFSCGSHESVGPTARLVGGTPASVGQWSSVALLKEPKHGAACTASVLSPMHALASYSCVHRFRQSSGWQLFVGGNLLKPYTVKNIVPYPQVKYNQFLYNNDIALVELAEPLTFSRNVSAVCLPNQSFQPRQLCVTAGWGFPVNGEVDLQQYLKFLPVPTYDSEECNATSHYAGFITKNNICAGFTDNDKGPCYNDEGAPLMCVSETGRWEIQGLLSHHSRCSRGHPAIFSSLTPALSWLRNSVPALQANT
- the LOC100123288 gene encoding protein piccolo isoform X4; the encoded protein is MSDDGGGGTDNPAFSNDEDTTSCNNSTSTASAGHSNHQSDSETGKNETSLLENGKNETRIELPEDNGQTPGKPKQNGVNGNGNNNDVSFLNTSVTSVSNNDVTDKKEQIEAVNLELVSMKPYAGKNNLQTKNHEALEVPADPYEEYFVPVNERRKCIRGEKLYVTKDKRSTGSYWRRVLCWGCGLLIVAVIAIIAILAGTGVILTQEATQPLLNGDKTSSRQLNDVQTAGSQEYIKNPPPSPPPATSTFPPWQTTDETLYKLVPKALDGVIKLDDLEWNEAMNDPKSRVYRDVARDIESSLVNMLRLDEGMPLVKVYSISKDGEVKFRVSQPVFDKPLDTQEYLEHKFRLNGNSVSKYHVNRLAFDSLVDQCQSGSMGCSDSCVYDYVEAIFVCSCPEGKILDKSGKQCVEGMELSNINFEETMTEDVQGRSRIHDDVYHTDDHHWQDPYHGLHHEHDESKSKTEGEVDPSAEPKSEPEPVAEPESKPEPSSEPKSEPEPAAEPKSEPEPSSEPEPSVEPKSEPEPAAEPKSEPEHAAEPKSEPEPSADVTSASEPTAEPKSEPEPSAEPASDSEPVSEPKSEPEPSAEPASDSEPVSEPKSEPEPSAEPASDSEPVSEPKSEPEPSAEPASDSEPVSEPKSEPEPSAEPKSEPEPALEPVAEPKSEPEPASEPTSDSEPAAEPKSEPEPASEPSAEPKSEPAAEPAAEPTILPESTAEPKSEPESAAKPEPASEPEPSTEPTSDLKPHAEPKSLAEPSSESEPTAEPKSEPEPSAEPKSEPEPAAKPASQPEPSAEPKSEPEPTADPASEPEPTAEPTSKPESEMEPSSEPGLTEEHKNKLKPMSDFESIVESKSEAESESEPKSEQEPAAEPTSEPSPSADSKSEVEPADQPMSDSQPSAEPKSELNPISDPESNIEPVAEPKQEPETVAEPTSDSEPISEPKSEPEPSLESTPEPKSEPEPVIETVSGEKSSAESKSESAVKDSSEPLSEPKSEPEPVTEPASEPEPSAEPQSEKERSSESAAEPETSAEPKSVSEPSAEPEPVAEPTIQPESSTEFVNLSVSTSEPTAEPSASSAEPPKISEELADEPNSESESSSAAKHDETTDNQVPDENKTEVPSEPSSEPHNETLDTKKVTDAASISNVEVSTTSTSEPATVIGLDEDKEILQMIETTEISRNKHTSTETPLNIDQGFVKKAPRLDKDEQDNPNPIESNVKDVESSSVEANVTETAASDSLNDVPDDKNKEAENSLSKENPEDQYNDITDELVPKGYGQNDIESSQDVKKDEKKIQKVYKEMKNIESVKPSTTESALDKHTDDPNMTSQVPILPIEIQNDMSTTETVEKLEAQATSQEPDKEIMLTTTLSKLSPVEAKTTEQIPILPEELQTTDANKQEHAETTADYTIGKRIDEPTEDADEKDEDKLHASGTSESVTTSINLGEEIPDKTTMNYNVLLEKSDTMEDIKPVSESIADDTTPQSFEYVFQVTTTTEKSMTPQEYEELTEEQLRVVPLEEREEFKKPSDDQQMKIKKEKELNLEASSELANNAPTKSSRTVEDDNIPKLTSGVSESETNTKSDEVAHTFDADIKIINKPNNTESSTSSSSYPNIIPVSEDLEDDYHFTEPTILLTFNNRLATTDMLESTINTENTQNVSEVTTASSPAVEVSSTESAANATKTDETTKEPEKKDEVQPEILGIPVAILTSQDETPPVFFSKCKSGQFQCVNGTSRDGAYCVNLSAKCDSENDCSDGSDEVDCEQKGCPGNFQCASGQCLKRHLVCNGIVDCDDGSDEKECSQWKCIFDELQCPNGRCIPILWRCDGRPDCENHVDEYSCSESCDNDEYLCPIEKWCIPQTWRCNGVSECVNGEDEKLCECAIDQFKCDTGGCIPADQLCDGVEHCPDRSDEWNCLSGFSKNTTSSTEVDKENKENEFATRSGLVKIRQSSGDDRFVCSDGWTDEFSDQYCRTLGFASSEVTQFVEQGSNQNLLQLTPNASPNSSLVINLEKISACKSKKIVEVSCQEFSCGSHESVGPTARLVGGTPASVGQWSSVALLKEPKHGAACTASVLSPMHALASYSCVHRFRQSSGWQLFVGGNLLKPYTVKNIVPYPQVKYNQFLYNNDIALVELAEPLTFSRNVSAVCLPNQSFQPRQLCVTAGWGFPVNGEVDLQQYLKFLPVPTYDSEECNATSHYAGFITKNNICAGFTDNDKGPCYNDEGAPLMCVSETGRWEIQGLLSHHSRCSRGHPAIFSSLTPALSWLRNSVPALQANT
- the LOC100123288 gene encoding uncharacterized protein LOC100123288 isoform X3, whose product is MSDDGGGGTDNPAFSNDEDTTSCNNSTSTASAGHSNHQSDSETGKNETSLLENGKNETRIELPEDNGQTPGKPKQNGVNGNGNNNDVSFLNTSVTSVSNNDVTDKKEQIEAVNLELVSMKPYAGKNNLQTKNHEALEVPADPYEEYFVPVNERRKCISRSPDTEVETTVAGVRFDLGPGVGREGLSLRDPAAGLVDYSHWLTALRGEKLYVTKDKRSTGSYWRRVLCWGCGLLIVAVIAIIAILAGTGVILTQEATQPLLNGDKTSSRQLNDVQTAGSQEYIKNPPPSPPPATSTFPPWQTTDETLYKLVPKALDGVIKLDDLEWNEAMNDPKSRVYRDVARDIESSLVNMLRLDEGMPLVKVYSISKDGEVKFRVSQPVFDKPLDTQEYLEHKFRLNGNSVSKYHVNRLAFDSLVDQCQSGSMGCSDSCVYDYVEAIFVCSCPEGKILDKSGKQCVEGMELSNINFEETMTEDVQGRSRIHDDVYHTDDHHWQDPYHGLHHEHDESKSKTEGEVDPSAEPKSEPEPVAEPESKPEPSSEPKSEPEPAAEPKSEPEPSSEPEPSVEPKSEPEPAAEPKSEPEHAAEPKSEPEPSADVTSASEPTAEPKSEPEPSAEPASDSEPVSEPKSEPEPSAEPASDSEPVSEPKSEPEPSAEPASDSEPVSEPKSEPEPSAEPKSEPEPALEPVAEPKSEPEPASEPTSDSEPAAEPKSEPEPASEPSAEPKSEPAAEPAAEPTILPESTAEPKSEPESAAKPEPASEPEPSTEPTSDLKPHAEPKSLAEPSSESEPTAEPKSEPEPSAEPKSEPEPAAKPASQPEPSAEPKSEPEPTADPASEPEPTAEPTSKPESEMEPSSEPGLTEEHKNKLKPMSDFESIVESKSEAESESEPKSEQEPAAEPTSEPSPSADSKSEVEPADQPMSDSQPSAEPKSELNPISDPESNIEPVAEPKQEPETVAEPTSDSEPISEPKSEPEPSLESTPEPKSEPEPVIETVSGEKSSAESKSESAVKDSSEPLSEPKSEPEPVTEPASEPEPSAEPQSEKERSSESAAEPETSAEPKSVSEPSAEPEPVAEPTIQPESSTEFVNLSVSTSEPTAEPSASSAEPPKISEELADEPNSESESSSAAKHDETTDNQVPDENKTEVPSEPSSEPHNETLDTKKVTDAASISNVEVSTTSTSEPATVIGLDEDKEILQMIETTEISRNKHTSTETPLNIDQGFVKKAPRLDKDEQDNPNPIESNVKDVESSSVEANVTETAASDSLNDVPDDKNKEAENSLSKENPEDQYNDITDELVPKGYGQNDIESSQDVKKDEKKIQKVYKEMKNIESVKPSTTESALDKHTDDPNMTSQVPILPIEIQNDMSTTETVEKLEAQATSQEPDKEIMLTTTLSKLSPVEAKTTEQIPILPEELQTTDANKQEHAETTADYTIGKRIDEPTEDADEKDEDKLHASGTSESVTTSINLGEEIPDKTTMNYNVLLEKSDTMEDIKPVSESIADDTTPQSFEYVFQVTTTTEKSMTPQEYEELTEEQLRVVPLEEREEFKKPSDDQQMKIKKEKELNLEASSELANNAPTKSSRTVEDDNIPKLTSGVSESETNTKSDEVAHTFDADIKIINKPNNTESSTSSSSYPNIIPVSEDLEDDYHFTEPTILLTFNNRLATTDMLESTINTENTQNVSEVTTASSPAVEVSSTESAANATKTDETTKEPEKKDEVQPEILGIPVAILTSQDETPPVFFSKCKSGQFQCVNGTSRDGAYCVNLSAKCDSENDCSDGSDEVDCEQKGCPGNFQCASGQCLKRHLVCNGIVDCDDGSDEKECSQWKCIFDELQCPNGRCIPILWRCDGRPDCENHVDEYSCSESCDNDEYLCPIEKWCIPQTWRCNGVSECVNGEDEKLCECAIDQFKCDTGGCIPADQLCDGVEHCPDRSDEWNCLSGFSKNTTSSTEVDKENKENEFATRSGLVKIRQSSGDDRFVCSDGWTDEFSDQYCRTLGFASSEVTQFVEQGSNQNLLQLTPNASPNSSLVINLEKISACKSKKIVEVSCQEFSCGSHESVGPTARLVGGTPASVGQWSSVALLKEPKHGAACTASVLSPMHALASYSCVHRFRQSSGWQLFVGGNLLKPYTVKNIVPYPQVKYNQFLYNNDIALVELAEPLTFSRNVSAVCLPNQSFQPRQLCVTAGWGFPVNGEVDLQQYLKFLPVPTYDSEECNATSHYAGFITKNNICAGFTDNDKGPCYNDEGAPLMCVSETGRWEIQGLLSHHSRCSRGHPAIFSSLTPALSWLRNSVPALQANT